The DNA sequence GGCGACAACCGGACACCCAACAGGCCAGCTCGGCCTCCCGCCTCAGCCCCCCTGAGCTCCTCTCTGCCCCGGCCCTCCCCGGTGGCCAGAGGCCCTCAGCCCCCACCTGGCCCCTCAGGCCTCCTGTGAGACGTTCTGCGTGGGAGAGGACGCCAAGGCTGCCGCCAGGGACATATTCAGCGCCAAACGGAGCTGGAAGCGCCAAAGATACCGGCTCAGCACCCAGGCGGAGggcctccagctgctgccaggTGAGGCtctggcctccccctgcccctgccggcCCCCCCTGGGCTCCCGGGGCCCCAGGACTAACTCTCAGGGGCCGGGCCGGGCTTCTGGctgagtctccctctccccccaggcCTGATCTATGTGCACAGGAGGAAGATGTTCCAGGCTGCTATCCTCTCGGTCGAAAACCTGCAGAGCAGCAAGTCCACGTGAGGAcgaccacccccgcccccaccctcccctgtcctggcctctcctcccctcccccaccgccaccccgTCCCAACACCCTCCTCCCAGGTCCTCCTCGCTCCCCCTAACGGCCCTACCTCCTCACCCCCCAGCCGGGCCACGATCCTGGTGCGCCTGGACACCGGAGGCCAGGAGGGGCTGCACTACCAGCCGGGGGACCACGTAGGCATCTGCCCGCCCAACCGCCCAGGCCTCGTGGAGGCGCTGCTGAGCCGTGTGGAGGACCCACCTCCGCCAGGAGAGCCCGTGGCCGTGGAGCAGCTGGAGAAGGGCAGCCCTGGTGAGAAGGCGTGGTCCGGGACCTGACAGTGACAGCCCGCCCTGTCCCCCTGACTTCAGGGTCCCCTTGAGCTGAGGACCCGGCAGGCAGCTTCCACCTCCACTCACGGCCATAACGCCTGTGCTCAGAGCCGCCTGTGCCTCCTCCTGTCAGGGTGACCTTGCTGCGGGATGGTCCACAGAGGGCGGCTTTCCCAGTACCTGCCCCCCATGCCCCCCAGAAGGCTGCCCTCTCCCTCTGAGCTCCTCCCAAAGTCTCCTCCCGACAGCCCAGCCTGCTCCATAGCTGCTGTCGGGTCCACCCTCTGCCACACCAGTGCCTAGGGTTAAAGttggtgggggagaagcagagcccGGACCAACCCAaaccagccaggggccccaaaccacacacacacacacacacacacacacacacacacacacacacgtacacagggGCTGCCCAGGCAGGTTCACCACCACTGTTCAAAGGCAACGTCTCCAACAAGACATGGATGGTCAGGGCTGGTGTTACCCCCAAGCAACCATCGCCTCAGACCACGCAGTTCCAGCTGGCCTCTTCCTCAGACCTCCCCTGTACACCACCCCCCCCAGGTGGCCCACCCCCCAGCTGGGTTCGGGACCCCCGGCTGCCCCCCTGCACGCTGCGCCAGGCTCTCACCTTCTTCCTGGACATCACCTCCCCGCCCAGCCCTCAACTCCTTCGACTGCTCAGCACCCTGGCGGAAGAGTCCAGTGAACAGCAGGAGCTGGAGAGCCTCAGCCAGGTGCAGGGCCACCCCGGCGGGCAGCAGGGGGGCTGGTGAGGCAGGACGagctgggtggggaaggggcagacaccTGGCTCACGTGTCTTGGGGCTTAAGACCCAGCCCCTGAGTCACTAACTCATCGCTGAGTTCTCGGCGCTCCAGAAACGTTTGTTGGCCCGAACTAAGGAGGCAGAGACCCCAGGGGGCTCAGTTCAGGAGGAGCGAAGAAGGGAGGTCTGCAGGCAGGGTTGGGAGGTTCCAGAGCCGTgacgccccgcccccaccaggaCCCCCGGCGCTACGAGGAATGGAAGTGGTTCCGGTGCCCCACGCTGCTGGAGGCGCTGGAACAGTTCCCGTCCGTGGCGCTGCCTGCCCCCCTGCTcctcacccagctgcccctgctccAGCCCCGGTACTACTCCGTCAGCTCGGCGCCCAGCGCCCACCCGGGAGAGATTCACCTCACGGTGGCCGTGCTGGCGTACAGGACCCAGGGTGAGGTTGCGAAGGGCCGGGGTCAGGGCCACACGGGGACCTGGGGACGGGCCCCTCACCGGCACCCTCTCCTCCCCGACCCCCAGATGGACTGGGCCCCCTGCACTATGGAGTCTGCTCCACATGGCTGAGCCAGCTGAAGGCCGGAGATCCCGTACCTTGCTTCATCAGGGGGTGAGTGAGTAGTTCAGGGACATCAAAGGAGAGAGTGTCCATCCAAGCAGGGGTGGACAAAGTGCCCCGGGGACGGCCGGGGACAGACAGATGGCCGGGGACAGACAGAGGAATCAGCAGGTGGTCGCAAAGGGTGAGGGTGGAAGCTTTAGTGACTGGGAGCAGGGAGGACCGACTCAACACGTATCGAGGATGGGGTGTCCGCTCAAGCGACTTCAGAACTTCGACGAAGTTTTGGGCGTTTTACTCATTGGGACCTAGCGTCCTGCCCCGAAGCTTCCCAGGGCTGGGATTCGCCCAGCAGCTCCTGCTGCACTTAGGTACACTATGTCCCCTGCTTATTTGGCTTTTTTgaaagttgtatttatttgtctgtttttgaggtgggggcgggggggagaatcccaaatccgcaatgtcagcgcagagcccaacatggggctcaaactcacgaaccgggagatcatgacctgagccgaaatcaagagtcggatgcttaaccgactgagtcacccaggcgccccatcccttgCTACATCCTCGAGGTCAGTCTGACTGGGGAGGCAGTCAGGCACTTGGGAACTGTGTCCTGTTCCAGGATTAGTCCTCACTTAGTCCAGGGAGAACTAGTTAAGTTACCAAAGTATCAGTAAGGACTGGAAGAAAGTTAGTCTTCAGGATGCCCTTCCTGCGTGCCGTGTTCAGAAGTCTTGCCCCACCCAGCAGCCAGGACCCAAAGTCTCAGGGGGGACTTAAAAGAGTTTCCAGGATGGGCACCAACTAGGTCCCGTCACCCAAACCCATCAGGAGGAATCACACACTGTACCAATCTACTGAATACGATCCAAATACCCGTATTAAGGCTATGACTGAAAATGAGTGAACTCGTTATGAGCCAAAAgctgtccttcccttcccatgtTTTGTAAATCTCTTAAACTGAGACATCAGAACATTCTTCACTTCAAGTTACATTGTATTTCCTGTGACCCAACCTCCAGAAGCACAGGTCCAGGGAGTTTCTGCCTGCGGGTAGAGTTCTTTCCATAAACACATCGTGCTCACTGTGAGCAAGACTGTGTTGAACACACGTGGCAAGTATTATCCCACTTATCAGTGGAACCTgagttctcttctctcccctcaatGGAAGATGGTAAGAATCGGGGGAGCTGGGAAAGCACAGGGGCCGACAGTGTTTCTCCACTAGGGCTCCCTCCTTCCGGCTGCCGCCTGATCCCAGCTTGCCCTGCATCCTAGTGGGCCCTGGCACAGGTATTGCCCCCTTCCGGGGATTTTGGCAGGAGCGGCTGCACGACATTGACAGCAAAGGTGAGACTGGGGGCCAAGGGAATGACTGGAAGGCAggaggggggaaagggacagagactgGAAGACAGAAACctggaagacaggaaggaaggcaaggaacAGGCCACAGAGGCGAACAGAAACTTAGTAGATCAACCAGAGGGCGGTGCCCTGCTCACTTGGCTCCCTGGTGCCAGACACAAAGTGGGCAGTCGAACCGGATTAAAGACAAGGGTACAGGGGGAACTGGAAGTCTGGAGAGAATGGGGCTAGGACTCAAATGGCCAAAGTGTACTTGGGACTTCCCCAGAGCTCACCCAGCTGTGTCCGAGACCCAAGGAAGCTACAGGATGTTCAGGTTGGACATGGGGTGTGCAGGGCACCCGGTAAAACAAAAGGAGGGGGCTGTGatggagaggaaggcagagagtgCGGAAACTGAGGGTGTGGAAGAATATGGGGTTGGAGCAGGGACCGTACTAGATGGGGGCTCTTAGAACTTCCGTGTCAGATGGTGCCAAGGGCGTCTGAGTCAGAAGCCCCACGTTCTAGCGCAATGCCACCGCTGGTGGTTCCACCCGAGGAGCCACCACCTCTCGTAAGCTGCCTCCCGGTGAGCGTCGTCTCTGTAAACCAGGGTCGGGCACGGTCTCTGTGAAAGCATTCCGCACTCTTCTGGAGGCCAGACACCAGAGGCTTGGGCTGTCAGTAGCCAGTGGGCGAAGTCGCTAGGGCTGCGCCCCTGGGAGGGGGCTCTCCCAAGCCGCAGTGCTACTTGCAGGGCTGCAGCCGGCCCCCATGACCTTGGTGTTCGGCTGCCGATGCTCCCAGCTCGACCACCTCTACCGCGACGAGGTGCAGGATGCCCAGCAGCGCGGGGTTTTTGGACGCGTCCTGACCGCCTTCTCTCGGGAGCCCGACTGCCCTAAGGTGCGACCCCCTGAGGCCGTGGTAACCTGAAGCTAGGGGCCGGGGAAGCGCCCTCTTGCGCTCCAGCAGGGCGCCCAGGCCCAGGCCCGACCACGCCCCTCCGGTGCgcgccctccgccccgccccgcagCTGGCGCCCCGCCCCGCAGCTGGCACCGCGCGGCACGcaggcccccgcccccactcggCCCCTCCCGCGTGCCTTTTCGTCTCACCCACCTTCACCAAGCCCCGCCCCTTGTTTGGCTCCACCTCTCTAGGCCGCAGAGCCGCGCACTTAAGCCCCGCctggcccgcccctcccccgcccccgggacCCACGCGCTCCTTAGGGCACGCCGCTTAACCTCCGCCTCCCTCAGACCTACGTGCAGGACATCCTGCGGACGGAGCTGGCGGCTGAGGTGCACCGCGTGCTGTGCCTCGAGCGGGGCCACATGTTTGTGTGCGGCGACGTCACCATGGCAACCAGCGTCCTGCAGACGGTGCAGCGAATCCTAGCGACGGAGGGCGACATGGAGCTGGACGAGGCCGGCGACGTCATCGGCGTGCTGCGGGTGCGGGGGACGGGACCatgccggggcggggcggggccatcCCGGGGGCGGGGCCCACTCCCGCTTAGGTCCCACTCTTGTTCTGATCCGCTGCCCTCTTTCCCGGCAGGATCAGCAACGCTATCACGAGGACATTTTCGGGCTCACACTGCGCACCCAGGAGGTGACTAGCCGCATACGCACCCAGAGCTTTTCCCTGCAGGAGCGGCATCTGCGCGGCGCAGTGCCCTGGGCGTTCGACCCTCCCGGCCCAGACACCCACAGTCCCTGAGAGCCCCTCTTGCTTTCCATCCCAGTTCCAGGAGAGGGGCCGTCGGTCTACTCTGGTTCTGCCGCTCTCCTGTCGGTGTTACCAGACCagccacctctccctcccctcccgaGGTGCCGTCCCACCTCTATCCAGAGACTGCCCACGTATTCCAGGGGATGAGGGAAGTGTCTCTCTCTAGGTCTGTTTACCTGCCCCAGGTCCGGAGGGTCCCTCCCAGCAGTGATATTCCCGGGCCTACTGTCACCCCCTTTTTGTGTTCATTAGGTGAGTTTTAGGTTCCCCTTACCTTCCTCGGGAGTATCTTATCTCGAATCCTAATCtctaaatcattaaaatatttattattgaaaattcACCATAAGAGACTGGACCCGATGTTACAAGTGCTACCAAGACGCCTAACCCAGCCCCATCGATTAAAACTGCAGAACAACAAGCTTTGTTAACTTGTGCAGCTGGAGGGCGTGACAATTCTTTGACAGGGAGTCCTGTCCTACACACTCCACTCTGACCCAGCGCTCTGGAAATGTGGCTTCCAGCCCATCACGGGCAGTTCTGTGTTGCTTCCTTGCTCTTGATTGAGAAGCCCTCCACCAGGAGTGGGGACGCCAGAGACGAAGGTCACAAAGAGGTGCAGCAAGCCATGAGCAACCTTTACAGCCGGTTTCAGACAGGATGAGGATCCACACCCACTTCCGCAGCCAGCGCTGCCAGTGCTGAGCTCCAAAACCACCAGCCCTCTGTAGAGTCTTTCCACTCACAAGTCCCCAGTGGAACGTGAAGGCCAGACAGGCTTGGAGAGCCCACTGCCATCCAGGTCCCGTCCCTCACTGTTTCCCTTGCATTTAGCTGGGCCTCCACCTTGGCCCCGTCCTCCACCCTGAGGATACCTGGGGATTTCTTCCCAGGCAATTGCTCGAGGACAGTTAGTTGGTGTGGCGTCCCCTTAGCCCCTTCAGACGGGGATAGTCTCTAACACTGTCTCCAGATGCCTTTGGCATCTCCTCTCCTaccctttctctgctctcttgCATGAGCTTATCATTAACCTCCCCCAAGTCCTGCCCAACTAAAACATCCTTAGATCTAAAGTCAGGGGGGCAGGGGTCTTTAAAGATGGCTCGGCATCATGCCCTTCCACTCGGCCTTGTCTGATCTCCTACGGCTGGAGAAGCCAGGGAACCTGGGGGAGGAGAAGGCTCTTGGCAAGCAGTCGGAGGTTTAGATTCCAAAGATGACCATCCCTATCACCCTGAATTCCCACCACTGCCCCCATCCCTTCAAGTCTGGCTCCACCCAACTTTCTCTTCAttccccagctcccaccccagtTAGACAATACTGACCCTGAGGAGCCCTCTCAGTCAGTGCTAGAGGCCTGGCCAGGCTCCTTCTGGGCATCTGTGGTCTCCTGAAACCTTCCGGGGAGCAGATTCTGGGTTCTCTGGGTTCTCCACTGCTGTCTGGGGCTGGAGGCAGGACTGGAGCCTGGTGAGATGAGCCATCAGCTGGGCAGTGCAGTGATGCCCCCCGTCAACCCAGGGTCTGTCCCCCGCACACCCTGACCCCCTCACCATCACTTGACCAGGACGGCTTCTCCTCATCAGGCGAGAGTGTCTGGGAGGGGCTGGACCAGGGCCTGGACAGGGAAGAGGCTGAAGCCTCACCCCACAgttcctgctgctgctgatgaTGGAGCTAAATGGAACGAAGAAGAATGATGggcttcctttctgcccctcagTGTGAAGCACAGCCCCTGGACTAGGTGCAGGGGGTTTTAAAACCTCCTCTTCCAGCTCCCATTGTGTACCTCCTTACACTCTACCCCACGCTCAGTCTCCATTTCATTCAGCTGCTTTCTCCCTACATGTCTCTTTCTGGCACCCTTCTGCTCACCTGGTGCAGGTAGATGGCATGCAGACTCATCTCAGCAGAAGCAAGCTCTGGGAGCTGGGCCAGCTTCTGGCCCCCAGTGCCTCCTGGGGACACACAGCTGGAACAGAGGGTGCAGTAGTCCAAAgacatgcccctccccccagggcccccagggAGGGCCAGACTTGATCTCCCCTTCCCAATCACCCCCAGTGCCCCTGCATACTCCTCCTGGGGGATCAGCCCCGCCACCCGTGCTGTTCTCCATCTCATCTCAGGCCCACTCCACTCCCCCTCACCTCGGGTCCTGGGCAATGCGGGAAATGGAGGCCAGGAGGCTGGCTGTGGCTGCGGCTGGGCAGGGGGCTGTGGGGCTCAGGTCCcgcgggggcaggagggggtgcACCAAGAGGTTGGCCAGGAAGGCCTCAGGCTGGGAGCAAGAGAAGAAGGTGTCAGAAGGGAggccagaaggggagggaggaggtctAGGGAAGGCCCGGGAGCAAGCTGGACCAGGGAGCAGGTCAATACAAACAGTGAGTTGGAGGGGAGAGCCTGGGGGTGGTGACGGCAGACGAGTAGGCCAGGCTGCAACTCACCAGAGGTGAGGAAGAGTCACTGAGcacccccggggtggggggactgcGAACAGAAGTGGCGCCCCAGGCTGCTGCGTCTTGTTGGACCCTGCCCCGAAGGTGCCCCAGGAACTTGGAGCTGTGCCCTGGGGGACGCCATTGTGGATGCACCAGGGAGAACCTCATCAAGGAGAGCTCAGTCTTTCCATCCTCCGCAcgctgagagagagaggcctcTGTCTGTCCTGCCGAGAGCCACTGAGAACAAGAACAGTCAACCGTTCACATCCTGTGGACACTGCTTTTATAGCTTCCGTGGGAGCCTTGCGGGGTAGGCGTGACAGGAAACACTAGCCCCGTTTTCCAGGTCAAAGAACAGAAGCCACGACGGGGACTTGCTCAAGATCAACCAAAAATACAGCAGCAAAACAGGACCTGGGTCTAGAGCCAGCACAAGGGTAGGGCGCAGGCTTAATGTTTTGCCAGCATGTGCACGATGGACCCCAGGGCTGGCTGGCCTGACCGCCTTATGCCAGCCCCGTCTACTGACCAGCTCATTTCTCAGCCTCTCTGATGGTCTCCGCTCCTGTTTACTGGACTTACAATGTGCCAGGAACCCTGTTAGGGTGCTGCACACATCACCTCATGCAATCCTCACAGCCCTGTGCATTGGCTACGGTCACCAtcctcatttgacagataaggaCACTACCACATGGCAAGTGACACGCTCCAGGTCACAGGTGGTCAGTGATAGAACTTGGGGTGGAACCCAGCTTTGCTTTAAGTGAGGCAAGCAAACCTCTATCCAACCACAACCCCACACAGCCAGGGATGGGCTCTAACCTGAGGGTGGCCGTGACGCTTCACATCCATCAGGGCAAAGGAACAGATGTCCCCAACTCCAGCCACATCCACAGTGAAGTGATGAAAAAAGTCAATGATCTCCAGGGAACGGGGGCAAAACCAGAACAGTAGAAACAGCGGAGtgaggagaggggacaggagcTCCTCCAGGAGGGAGACCTGGGGAAGCAAGGTGAGGCTGAGAAAGAGTCGTTGAGGGGACTCGTGATCAGGACAAAGAGGTCTCCTAGGACGCCTGCCAGGGCCGGAAACCTCCAGAGTCACTTGCCGGCTCCCGGGATGGCCAGCCCGGAGCCCGTTTGCCCCACGCCCTCCGCCAGACCAGACGCTGGCGGCTCTGGGGTCTCCGCGGCCCGCTTCGGGCCGGACCCTCACCGCTCGGTACTGAAGCAGCCGCGCCATCTGCCGGTAAGCGCTGGCCTTGCCGGCAGGGCCGGGCTCCTCCGGGAGGTAATGCATGTGCGCCAAGGCCGCCTGCAGCAGGAACTGCGGGGAACGACCCCGGCCCTGTTCTTCCGGAATGAAAGACCTGGAGATCGAGATGGGGGTGCAGAAGGGGGCCCGCGGTTAGGAGGACGTGCGGGTGGGAGGCAGGGCCGGGGGAGAGGGGGCGCCCagggcggggttgggggtggtggtggtgtaggGATTCGCGGGAGGCTCGGCCCCGGGGCAGAGGAATGCCCCCCCTCCTTCCCGGGCAGCTCCCCGAGCACCTGGCCACGGTGGCGGTGACCCCGAGCGCGGTCATGGCGGTGAGCACGTGCTCCACGGCCAGCACGTCCTCGTCGTAGACGGTGAGCACGAGCAGCGCGGCGAAGAGCGCGCCGGCGAAGAAGACGAGCTGGCGGGCCAGCAGCGCGAGCAGGGGCGCCGGGGGCGCGGCGGCGCGCAGGAAGGCGGCGGCGGGGCGGTAGGCGCGCGCCAGGCGCGCGCGCAGCTCGTGCGGCAGCTCGTTGAAGTGGCGCAGCTGCAGGTGGGCCAGGCGGGACCAGCGGCGCGTCCCCAGCGCCCCCGGCTCGCGCCGCAGCAGCTCCGCGTGGCTGTAGAAGGCGTGCAGCACCTGCCAGGCCAGCACCAGCGGGCTCAGCGCCAGGTTCACGGCGGCCAGCAGCAGCACCGTGCGCCGCCAGCGCGCGGCCAGGGCGCCTCGCTGGTCGCTGCGCTTGTAGGCGTCGGGCAGCTCCCAGCCCCCGCGGAAGAGCGAGAAGGGCCCGCGGAAGAGAAGCAGGTCGACGTTGAGCGCCAGGCCGCGGCTGAGGAAGGCCGCGCTGCCTCCCCAGGGCAGCGCGCAGCGCGCGGGCAGCAGGCCCTTGTTGGCCAGCGCCACCTTGTAGTTGGTGTAGCGCAGGATGCGGTGGTGGACGTCGAGCTCGGTCAGCGGCCGCGGCTGCACGCACAGCCCCCCGCTCTTCTGCAGCGCCAGCAGGCGGGACTGAACCTCGGCCCAGGGCACCGAGCTGAGTTCCTCCTGAGGAGAGGGGGCTGTTGAGGGTCAGCTGGGTTCCTCGGCGCGGTGATGCCCAAACTCACCTTGACGGAGCTACCTCCCTcgtctgccctctccccaccttcctcacCCAGTGTCGTTCAAGGGGCGAAACCTGTCGCCTTTCCCGTTCTGCCCTCTCTTGCCCTCCTCTAACCTTGTCACTGACCAGGGCGCTTAATTCCCTTCATTGTCTCCTGAATTGtgttcctcctgcccctgccactCTCAAGGCCATGAGTCTTGTGCTTCCCAGGGACACCTCGTAAGTTAACTTCTTCAGGCATTTGGTCTCAGCTTCTCAGGAGCAGATTTTCTGAAACCTCCCCGCCCTGGTTCTTCACAGAGGGCACAGAACTGCTGCTGGGACCTGGGAACTGTCTCTCCTTCCCAGCCCTAGGGTGCAGGCCAACACAGGACCTGAAGCCTCACCACCTCTTATCTCAGCATGCTTCGAGaccggccccccgcccccagccccatcccactCCACCACCCATTAACCCTCCTAAGACACCGGCTGTGTCCATGTCTGGGTGGGGTGCTGTCAGATCTCACTTGGGTCTCATCTGCAAACCTCACGTTAGCCCAGtttcacccagctgccccagtccGGCTTAGTCAAGTCCCTCCAGGCCAGCCTCTCCAGTCCATCCCaggctctccccttcccctggaaggaatgggggagggggagaaagaagggaggaggaggaagagaagggtcAGCAGCCTCCTGGAGAAGCAGTGCTCTAACTCCTGCCTTCCCCCACCGGTGCTCCCCTGGCCCTCTCCATCCTCCCTGCACTCTGCCTGTGCTCCCCCACTCGAGGGGCCTTTTGGAAACCTCTCCCCTTGGCCCTGCAGGAGAGCCATGCGGAAGGTTCTGCGCTTCTGAGGGGAGCAAGGGAAGCAGGCTGCAGAAGACAGCCTTTGAGCTGAGCCTTAAAGAACGAACTGAGGAACAGAGTAAGAAGGAGCATGAACGAgatggggaggaaagaaagggcaaAGCATGAACTAGGACAGTGAAGGGGCCCACACAGTGGCTCACTGCAATCGTGAGGGAGGccagaaagtggggggggggggtattacCCAACGGGGCCTGACCACTCAGTTGCGGGCTGGTGGGTCCACTCCTCACTGCTGCCCACAGATGctcaccgtccccccccccccacctcctgcatcGGGCCTTGGAATGCCTTCCCACCTCCTAtccttcccagccccacccaaATTCCTCCTGCCCTGTAAAGTCGGATGACTGCCCTTCCTCTAAATATCCACTGTTTGGAGCACAAGCATGTGACCCTAAATCATCAGCTGTAATCCAAGTCAACAAAACTCCACTCGGGTAAGGACCAAGCCTTAGAAGTAAGTGGTGGTACCTCTTCTCCTAACATTACTCAGGGCCTGGGCAGGTGTCAGCGAGGCCTTCTGCCTGCTTTCCAGTGGGCCCTTCCATCTGTCCAGCCCCCGCTCCTCCCtattctctgtccccacccctgacAAGGCACCCCTCCACAGACACGCCCGCCCAGCTCACCGGGGGGATGTGCAGGGCCTCCCTGTAAAACACTTGGATGTCCCAGTAGCTGAAGAGGTTGCAGACTGAGCGAAGCAGCTGTAACAGCCAGAAGGCTGCAGCCAGGATCAGAAGGAAAACCAGCAGGGGGCTGGAGCGGAT is a window from the Leopardus geoffroyi isolate Oge1 chromosome A2, O.geoffroyi_Oge1_pat1.0, whole genome shotgun sequence genome containing:
- the ATG9B gene encoding autophagy-related protein 9B isoform X1, yielding MVRQVGWGGNRGRLGRWGDLGPGSVPLLPMPLPPLPPPPCRGPGRGRISIFSLSPAPHTRSSPSSVPPPALGPPCPAMQAPGGSQPPHSALPTPTTQAGPAMTPSSAPPSWGSHSTPPLAPVTPPPSHRCPQDPPGLRIGPLIPEQDYERLEDCDPEGSQDSPLHGEEQQPLLHVPEGLRGSWHHIQNLDSFFTKIYSYHQRNGFACILLEDVFQLGQFVFIVTFTTFLLRCVDYNILFANQPNNRTTPGLLHGKVTLADAILSSSQCAQRIRSSPLLVFLLILAAAFWLLQLLRSVCNLFSYWDIQVFYREALHIPPEELSSVPWAEVQSRLLALQKSGGLCVQPRPLTELDVHHRILRYTNYKVALANKGLLPARCALPWGGSAAFLSRGLALNVDLLLFRGPFSLFRGGWELPDAYKRSDQRGALAARWRRTVLLLAAVNLALSPLVLAWQVLHAFYSHAELLRREPGALGTRRWSRLAHLQLRHFNELPHELRARLARAYRPAAAFLRAAAPPAPLLALLARQLVFFAGALFAALLVLTVYDEDVLAVEHVLTAMTALGVTATVARSFIPEEQGRGRSPQFLLQAALAHMHYLPEEPGPAGKASAYRQMARLLQYRAVSLLEELLSPLLTPLFLLFWFCPRSLEIIDFFHHFTVDVAGVGDICSFALMDVKRHGHPQWLSAGQTEASLSQRAEDGKTELSLMRFSLVHPQWRPPGHSSKFLGHLRGRVQQDAAAWGATSVRSPPTPGVLSDSSSPLPEAFLANLLVHPLLPPRDLSPTAPCPAAATASLLASISRIAQDPSCVSPGGTGGQKLAQLPELASAEMSLHAIYLHQLHHQQQQELWGEASASSLSRPWSSPSQTLSPDEEKPSWSSDGSSPASSPRQQWRTQRTQNLLPGRFQETTDAQKEPGQASSTD
- the ATG9B gene encoding autophagy-related protein 9B isoform X2, translated to MDPPGLRIGPLIPEQDYERLEDCDPEGSQDSPLHGEEQQPLLHVPEGLRGSWHHIQNLDSFFTKIYSYHQRNGFACILLEDVFQLGQFVFIVTFTTFLLRCVDYNILFANQPNNRTTPGLLHGKVTLADAILSSSQCAQRIRSSPLLVFLLILAAAFWLLQLLRSVCNLFSYWDIQVFYREALHIPPEELSSVPWAEVQSRLLALQKSGGLCVQPRPLTELDVHHRILRYTNYKVALANKGLLPARCALPWGGSAAFLSRGLALNVDLLLFRGPFSLFRGGWELPDAYKRSDQRGALAARWRRTVLLLAAVNLALSPLVLAWQVLHAFYSHAELLRREPGALGTRRWSRLAHLQLRHFNELPHELRARLARAYRPAAAFLRAAAPPAPLLALLARQLVFFAGALFAALLVLTVYDEDVLAVEHVLTAMTALGVTATVARSFIPEEQGRGRSPQFLLQAALAHMHYLPEEPGPAGKASAYRQMARLLQYRAVSLLEELLSPLLTPLFLLFWFCPRSLEIIDFFHHFTVDVAGVGDICSFALMDVKRHGHPQWLSAGQTEASLSQRAEDGKTELSLMRFSLVHPQWRPPGHSSKFLGHLRGRVQQDAAAWGATSVRSPPTPGVLSDSSSPLPEAFLANLLVHPLLPPRDLSPTAPCPAAATASLLASISRIAQDPSCVSPGGTGGQKLAQLPELASAEMSLHAIYLHQLHHQQQQELWGEASASSLSRPWSSPSQTLSPDEEKPSWSSDGSSPASSPRQQWRTQRTQNLLPGRFQETTDAQKEPGQASSTD